A single window of Nicotiana sylvestris chromosome 5, ASM39365v2, whole genome shotgun sequence DNA harbors:
- the LOC104219188 gene encoding uncharacterized protein has protein sequence MPRPVYNKEEVNNNNRLIRDELHYNKRTLAEEHQQLVKNLTDEQKSVYEKIMRDVNEDKGGFFFLYGFGGTCKTFIWRTLSSAIRSRGDIVLIVASSGIASLLLPGGRTAHSRFVIPLNVTEDSTCNIKQDLSGFAITWINGTSYIAFVKKHRISFLQCRFERGDCHWRLNLTTSSNLELVLEMMFNVSFLRWSDVV, from the exons ATGCCAAGGCCTGTTTATAATAAGGAAGAAGTTAACAACAATAACAGATTAATACGGGATGAATTGCATTATAATAAACGCACTTTGGCAGAGGAACATCAACAATTGGTAAAGAATTTGACAGATGAGCAAAAGTCAGTTTATGAAAAAATAATGAGAGATGTGAACGAAGACAAAggtggatttttctttttatatggTTTTGGAGGAACATGCAAGACTTTTATTTGGAGAACTCTATCTTCTGCCATAAGATCTAGAGGAGATATTGTGTTAATTGTTGCATCTAGCGGCATTGCATCTTTGTTGTTACCAGGTGGTCGAACAGCTCATTCAAGATTTGTGATTCCTCTAAATGTAACTGAAGATTCAACATGTAATATCAAGCAAG ATCTGTCAGGATTTGCCATAACATGGATTAACGGGACTTCTTacatcgcatttgtgaagaagCACAGAATATCAT tTTTGCAATGTCGATTTGAAAGAGGGGATTGTCACTGGAGGTTAAACTTGACCACTTCTTCAAATTTGGAATTAGTACTGGAGATGATGTTCAATGTCAGCTTTCTAAG GTGGAGTGATGTCGTTTAA